One stretch of Lagenorhynchus albirostris chromosome 13, mLagAlb1.1, whole genome shotgun sequence DNA includes these proteins:
- the TSPYL6 gene encoding LOW QUALITY PROTEIN: testis-specific Y-encoded-like protein 6 (The sequence of the model RefSeq protein was modified relative to this genomic sequence to represent the inferred CDS: inserted 2 bases in 2 codons; substituted 2 bases at 2 genomic stop codons) — translation MSDTQQALKSSYYSRDTHRSEVTKTCIYRAAVSVAAVLTRTLNNRTENSQPPPPGKGSFGLDAPLSAGWALQAPTRLQPPASVVLMERRGQRFAAAAGGAGASALPGPPASWKPSREENRCQQTAGQAATNISDPNGAQGIPLPQTRNLTTPDHVLGDLDPQQCQKLLEESKMMQVMVETTSGGGGRTPRAPRAAGLLPRSQSLGVATEAGREEVVPPGEGVKAASASAAADSSLKNGFQRETGGEKALETCGTERSESELMMTGAKAAEARTERGTIFSEAVDEEERVEVEEKLVAEEMEVVEKHRGVNEVKDEARPRPXSEGLHLNPLEAIQLELXHPQADRAFLQFGRNFGRMCQHYLQWRYILGFXVTTVRNHPQLSALIRGRGAEMFRYVANYKVKELRHPRMGCKFKFFFRRNPXFFFRRNNWIVKEYEVRSSGHVVFLSTLIMWHPGHEPQAFLPRNQDLMCSFFAWFSDHSLPDSDRIAEIIKEDLWPNPLQYYLWDEGAHRARLLQTREPVEIPRPVGFQSG, via the exons ATGTCTGACACCCAGCAGGCCCTTAAAAGCAGTTATTATAGC AGAGACACGCATCGTTCTGAGGTCACAAAAACGTGTATCTACAGGGCAGCCGTCTCCGTGGCCGCCGTCCTGACCCGGACCTTGAACAACCGGACAGAGAACTCTCAGCCGCCACCGCCAGGCAAGGGCAGCTTCGGGCTGGATGCTCCGCTGAGCGCGGGGTGGGCGCTGCAGGCACCCACCCGGCTGCAGCCTCCAGCGAGCGTGGTGCTGATGGAGCGCCGCGGGCAGCGCTTTGCTGCGGCTGCTGGAGGAGCTGGGGCCTCGGCTCTGCCAGGCCCGCCAGCCTCGTGGAAGCCTAGCCGAGAG GAAAACAGATGCCAACAAACAGCTGGTCAGGCTGCTACCAACATAAGCGACCCTAATGGGGCCCAGGGGATCCCTCTCCCCCAAACCCGCAACCTCACTACTCCCGACCATGTCCTGGGCGACCTGGACCCACAGCAGTGCcagaagcttctagaagaaagcaaGATGATGCAGGTGATGGTGGAGACGA CTTCCGGTGGAGGGGGGCGCACCCCCAGGGCCCCACGGGCTGCGGGCCTACTCCCCAGATCCCAGTCGCTGGGGGTCGCGACCGAAGCAGGGCGGGAGGAGGTCGTGCCACCCGGGGAGGGTGTGAAAGCAGCCTCTGCCTCTGCGGCAGCAGACAGCAGCCTGAAAAATGGCTTTCAGCGTGAAACTGGTGGGGAGAAGGCCCTAGAAACCTGTGGCACAGAGCGGTCGGAGTCTGAGCTGATGATGACTGGGGCAAAGGCCGCGGAAGCGAGGACTGAAAGGGGCACCATCTTCTCAGAAGCAGTGGACGAGGAGGAGAGGGTTGAAGTGGAGGAAAAGCTAGTGGCTGAGGAAATGGAAGTGGTGGAGAAGCACAGAGGGGTAAATGAGGTGAAGGATGAGGCAAGGCCCCGGC AGAGTGAGGGTCTCCACCTGAATCCCCTGGAAGCCATCCAGCTGGAAC CACACCCTCAGGCTGACCGGGCCTTCCTCCAGTTCGGGCGCAATTTTGGGCGCATGTGTCAACACTACCTACAGTGGAGGTACATCCTGGGCTTCTGAGTCACTACCGTTCGGAACCACCCACAGCTATCTGCCCTGATTAGAGGCAGAGGTGCAGAGATGTTCAGGTACGTAGCGAATTATAAGGTGAAGGAACTCAGACATCCTAGGATGGGGTGCAAGTTCAAGTTCTTCTTTCGAAGAAACCCATAATTCTTCTTTCGAAGAAACAACTGGATTGTGAAGGAATACGAGGTCAGATCCTCGGGGCACGTGGTGTTTCTTTCCACTCTGATCATGTGGCACCCGGGCCATGAACCCCAGGCCTTTCTTCCTAGGAACCAAGACCTCATGTGCAGCTTCTTTGCCTGGTTTTCAGACCACAGCCTTCCAGACTCTGACAGGATTGCTGAGATTATCAAAGAGGACCTCTGGCCAAATCCACTGCAGTACTACTTATGGGATGAAGGAGCCCATAGGGCTAGACTTCTCCAGACAAGGGAGCCAGTGGAGATACCCAGGCCCGTTGGGTTCCAATCTGGTTAA